The Marinobacter sp. ANT_B65 genome has a segment encoding these proteins:
- a CDS encoding sensor histidine kinase, translating to MSQAQFVISSVEHDAQANAAADANDKVRALFPQQDDQAVDSALEMFNQMSRQITDSYRTLESRVNQLSGELSLESLQRQQELEEKEQLADRLSTLLKALPAGVVVLDSQGVVSQSNPAAIALLGEPLDGERWVDVIRRCFSPRRDDGHEVSLKDGRRVSIEIRTMDNQPGQLILLTDLTETRHLQSQLAHAQRLSAMGKMVASLAHQIRTPLSAAILYGGHLTQDDLDEEMRQRCASRLMSRLTHLEQQVRDMLIFARGETRLAEELSAATLVSALESALEGIKPAAGSDVVMTNNLPENCRLLCNRDALVGACTNLVNNSLEAGATAVAVQIVSAAGELVILVKDNGPGFGKAESPRLTEAFYTTKSHGTGLGLAVVQAVVKAHQGQFSIESPEQGGAVATLRLPLLRNKG from the coding sequence ATGAGTCAGGCACAGTTTGTCATTTCGTCAGTGGAGCATGATGCGCAGGCCAATGCGGCGGCGGATGCTAACGATAAGGTGAGAGCGTTATTTCCGCAGCAGGATGATCAGGCTGTGGATTCTGCGCTGGAAATGTTTAACCAGATGTCGCGGCAGATTACCGATTCTTATCGCACGCTTGAGTCACGGGTTAACCAGTTATCCGGTGAGCTGAGCCTGGAGTCTTTGCAGCGGCAACAAGAGCTTGAAGAGAAGGAGCAACTGGCTGACCGGCTTTCTACACTGCTGAAGGCTCTGCCTGCAGGAGTGGTGGTTCTGGATAGCCAGGGTGTGGTGTCCCAGAGCAATCCGGCGGCTATTGCGCTATTGGGAGAGCCGTTGGACGGTGAACGCTGGGTAGATGTGATTCGTCGTTGTTTCTCTCCGCGCAGGGATGATGGTCATGAGGTGTCCCTGAAGGACGGGCGCCGGGTGAGTATTGAGATTCGTACCATGGATAATCAGCCGGGGCAGTTGATCCTGCTTACGGACCTGACGGAAACCCGCCACCTGCAATCGCAACTTGCCCATGCTCAGCGGCTTTCGGCCATGGGTAAGATGGTGGCTTCGCTTGCACACCAGATTCGTACGCCTTTGTCTGCAGCGATTCTTTATGGCGGGCACCTGACTCAGGACGATCTTGATGAGGAGATGCGTCAGCGCTGCGCATCCCGGTTGATGTCACGGCTTACGCATCTGGAGCAGCAGGTGCGGGATATGTTGATTTTTGCACGGGGTGAAACCCGTCTGGCGGAAGAGCTGTCTGCGGCAACGCTGGTGTCGGCTCTGGAATCTGCACTGGAGGGAATCAAGCCTGCAGCTGGTTCGGATGTGGTAATGACAAATAACCTGCCTGAGAACTGCCGGCTGTTGTGTAACCGGGATGCTCTGGTTGGAGCCTGTACAAATCTTGTGAATAACAGCCTGGAGGCAGGCGCTACTGCCGTTGCCGTTCAGATAGTATCGGCAGCCGGCGAGCTGGTGATTCTGGTTAAGGATAATGGCCCGGGGTTTGGTAAGGCAGAATCACCCCGTTTGACAGAGGCTTTCTACACTACCAAATCCCATGGCACCGGGCTTGGCCTGGCGGTTGTGCAGGCAGTGGTGAAGGCTCATCAAGGGCAGTTTTCCATTGAATCGCCGGAGCAGGGTGGCGCTGTTGCCACTCTGCGTCTGCCGCTATTGCGTAACAAAGGCTGA
- a CDS encoding cell division inhibitor SulA: protein MEQLSFNQNMAWQQGILPSSPFLPEPAPEHAVRKQRAVIRTRQKPGVADATPAGNVTEIILPEGQVENFQLLLPMLTQLNQEKRWLAWIDPPQALVSKWQKMHGIVAGELLVLRSTTEYPARQLAERALSAGTCHAVVMWTRKLGKTAFDSLQKAAAEGNSHGVVLRQR, encoded by the coding sequence ATGGAACAGCTAAGTTTTAATCAGAACATGGCGTGGCAGCAGGGCATATTACCCAGCTCACCTTTTTTACCTGAACCGGCGCCGGAACATGCCGTCCGGAAACAACGTGCCGTCATTCGAACCCGGCAGAAACCGGGTGTCGCTGACGCCACTCCGGCTGGCAACGTGACAGAAATTATCTTGCCAGAAGGGCAGGTGGAGAACTTTCAGTTGTTGCTGCCGATGCTGACTCAGCTTAATCAGGAAAAACGCTGGCTGGCATGGATTGACCCTCCTCAGGCGCTGGTGAGCAAGTGGCAGAAAATGCACGGTATTGTTGCCGGAGAGCTTCTGGTTTTGCGCTCCACCACAGAATATCCCGCCCGTCAGCTTGCAGAAAGAGCGCTGAGTGCGGGTACCTGTCATGCAGTGGTTATGTGGACGCGTAAACTGGGTAAGACGGCCTTCGACTCGTTACAGAAAGCTGCGGCGGAGGGCAACAGCCACGGAGTCGTACTCAGGCAGCGTTGA
- a CDS encoding SOS cell division inhibitor encodes MADSQDASNSESEACLVNFDQLMADLGRALAAQDWDGLVSLNAGVKPATEPLIAALEAGLVEPEPVRTRLEELRQFLDAAGEGAARAKAEAEHALKGMNRNRNAAKAYQNISGPRRK; translated from the coding sequence ATGGCCGACTCTCAAGATGCCTCCAACTCTGAAAGCGAGGCTTGTCTGGTAAACTTTGATCAGCTCATGGCAGATCTCGGCCGCGCTCTGGCCGCTCAGGACTGGGATGGCCTTGTCAGCCTTAATGCCGGTGTAAAGCCAGCCACTGAACCTTTGATAGCCGCTCTGGAAGCTGGCCTCGTTGAGCCAGAGCCCGTTCGGACCCGGCTTGAAGAATTGCGTCAGTTTCTGGACGCAGCTGGTGAAGGTGCTGCCCGGGCCAAAGCTGAAGCGGAACATGCCCTGAAAGGAATGAACCGGAATCGCAATGCAGCCAAGGCATATCAGAATATTTCGGGCCCTCGACGCAAATAG
- a CDS encoding sigma-54-dependent transcriptional regulator, with amino-acid sequence MAKAQILIVEDDRDLREALVTTLELAKFRVREAANAHDALARLAEAPVDMVVSDVNMPGLSGHELLGEVQRLYPGLPMMLITAYGQINHAVSAMQSGAVDYLVKPFEPKVLVDAVTKVVGGSRQKSGDEPVAEDPASKRIFQLAAKVAGSDSTVMISGESGTGKEVLARYIHQQSPRADQPFVAINCAAIPENMLEAILFGHEKGAFTGAVASAPGKFEQANGGTILLDEVSEMDPGLQSKLLRVLQEREVERVGGRKTISLDVRVIATTNRDLADFVREGRFREDLYYRLSVFPIRWQPLRERPLDILPMATSLLKKHCRKMKLTGISLAADARNALMQHSWPGNVRELDNAIQRSLVLHQGNVIHAEDLCLEIGTTGRFDGQGISPVSVSAPECSEPFREEFAQPVERASGLLSDSGISGAECTPPVSVEAGSLGDDLRQQEFRIIIETLRKERGRRNRAAEQLGISPRTLRYKLAQMRDAGIDLDVELATA; translated from the coding sequence ATGGCCAAGGCCCAGATTCTGATTGTTGAAGATGACCGAGACCTGCGCGAAGCGTTGGTAACCACTCTGGAGCTTGCGAAGTTTCGCGTGCGTGAAGCTGCGAACGCCCATGACGCGCTGGCGCGTCTGGCTGAAGCTCCGGTTGATATGGTTGTCAGCGATGTCAACATGCCCGGACTTTCCGGCCATGAACTGCTGGGCGAAGTGCAGCGGTTGTATCCGGGGTTGCCGATGATGCTGATAACTGCGTACGGGCAGATCAACCATGCTGTATCTGCCATGCAATCCGGGGCCGTTGATTATCTGGTTAAACCGTTTGAGCCAAAGGTACTTGTTGATGCGGTTACCAAGGTCGTTGGCGGAAGCCGTCAAAAATCTGGCGATGAGCCGGTGGCTGAAGATCCTGCCAGTAAGCGCATATTCCAGTTGGCAGCCAAGGTGGCCGGCAGTGATTCAACAGTGATGATTTCCGGTGAAAGCGGCACAGGCAAAGAGGTTCTGGCGCGCTATATCCACCAGCAATCGCCACGGGCAGATCAGCCTTTTGTCGCAATTAACTGTGCGGCGATCCCTGAGAACATGCTGGAAGCCATTCTGTTTGGTCATGAGAAAGGCGCGTTTACCGGTGCGGTTGCATCTGCACCGGGCAAGTTTGAACAGGCTAATGGCGGAACCATTTTGCTGGACGAAGTTTCGGAGATGGACCCGGGGCTGCAGTCCAAGCTGTTACGGGTTTTACAGGAACGGGAGGTTGAGCGGGTAGGTGGGCGTAAAACCATCTCGCTGGATGTCCGTGTGATTGCGACAACTAACCGGGACCTTGCAGATTTCGTGCGGGAAGGGCGGTTCCGCGAAGATTTATATTACCGGCTGAGTGTATTCCCCATCCGCTGGCAACCACTACGAGAGCGCCCGCTGGATATTCTGCCCATGGCGACTTCGTTGTTGAAGAAGCACTGCCGCAAGATGAAGCTCACCGGTATCAGTCTTGCAGCCGATGCCCGCAACGCGTTAATGCAACACAGCTGGCCTGGCAATGTACGGGAACTGGACAATGCTATTCAGCGATCGCTGGTTCTGCATCAGGGTAATGTGATCCATGCTGAGGATCTGTGTCTTGAAATTGGCACTACCGGACGTTTTGATGGTCAGGGTATTTCTCCAGTATCTGTGTCAGCTCCTGAGTGTTCAGAACCTTTCAGGGAGGAGTTTGCGCAGCCCGTAGAGAGAGCTTCTGGCCTGCTTTCTGACTCCGGCATTTCCGGGGCAGAGTGTACACCTCCGGTATCGGTTGAAGCCGGATCGCTCGGAGATGATCTGCGTCAGCAGGAGTTCCGTATAATCATTGAGACACTCAGGAAAGAGCGTGGACGCCGGAATCGGGCCGCAGAGCAACTGGGAATCAGCCCGAGAACTTTGCGATACAAACTGGCGCAAATGCGTGACGCCGGGATTGATCTGGACGTTGAGCTGGCCACGGCCTGA
- the fliG gene encoding flagellar motor switch protein FliG: MTEQSRAAGGDSPQKPQRKIPRVEQAAILLMSLGEADAAEILKHMGPKEVQRVGVAMAQMKDISKDEVTYVLNQFVEAVGGQTGLGVGNDDYIRAMLTQALGDDKAASLIDRILIGGNTTGLDTLKWMEPRAVGDIIRYEHPQIQAIVISYLDPDQAAEILATLDEKVRLDVMMRVASLESIQPQALQELNDILEKQFSGGSAAQTSRIGGVKRAADIMNFMDRSIEGTLLDSIKDMDPDLATTIEDLMFVFDNLKDIDDRGIQALLREVSSEVLVVALKGADNEVQEKIFKNMSKRAAELLQDDLEAKGPVKVSDVESAQKDIITIARRMAEAGEITLGGAGEEMM, encoded by the coding sequence ATGACTGAGCAATCCAGAGCGGCGGGGGGTGACTCGCCTCAGAAGCCTCAACGGAAAATTCCGCGGGTAGAGCAGGCTGCAATCCTGCTGATGTCGCTGGGCGAGGCGGATGCGGCTGAAATACTCAAGCACATGGGGCCGAAAGAAGTTCAGCGTGTGGGCGTCGCCATGGCCCAGATGAAAGACATCAGCAAGGACGAAGTAACCTACGTATTGAACCAGTTTGTGGAAGCAGTGGGCGGGCAAACCGGCCTGGGTGTCGGCAATGATGACTATATCCGGGCCATGCTTACACAGGCACTGGGAGACGACAAGGCGGCGAGCCTGATTGACCGCATTCTCATCGGCGGTAATACCACCGGGCTGGATACGCTCAAATGGATGGAGCCAAGAGCTGTCGGAGACATTATCCGCTACGAACATCCGCAGATTCAGGCCATTGTAATTTCTTATCTGGATCCTGATCAGGCCGCAGAGATACTGGCAACTCTGGACGAGAAGGTCCGCCTCGATGTCATGATGCGGGTTGCCTCACTGGAAAGTATTCAGCCCCAGGCTCTGCAGGAGTTGAACGACATTCTGGAGAAACAGTTCTCCGGTGGTTCAGCCGCTCAGACCAGCCGCATAGGCGGTGTGAAGCGTGCAGCGGACATCATGAACTTTATGGATCGCAGTATTGAAGGCACTCTGCTGGATTCGATCAAGGATATGGATCCTGATCTGGCCACGACCATTGAAGATCTCATGTTTGTGTTTGATAACCTCAAGGATATTGATGACCGTGGCATCCAGGCTTTGCTGCGTGAGGTGTCCTCTGAAGTGCTGGTGGTTGCTCTGAAGGGAGCTGACAACGAGGTACAGGAAAAGATCTTCAAAAACATGTCCAAGCGTGCTGCCGAACTGTTGCAGGATGATCTGGAGGCTAAGGGGCCGGTGAAAGTCAGTGATGTTGAATCCGCCCAGAAAGACATAATCACCATCGCCCGTCGCATGGCTGAGGCGGGAGAAATCACGCTTGGTGGTGCTGGCGAAGAAATGATGTGA
- a CDS encoding DUF6586 family protein: MASQWYSLISQKLFLARTLLETSERAADTGNPVNTSQQRLQHEAAIQGSIELLLRARRILLVMIARFYQKHSEEPGSLEELVTLIGEQATETGQLRTLEQETGSWWNHLDQLETMQSRPPTAQKTVNAENIIAVSAESGPDCSSQAQMNTLNAIKKFAENLEEQHGEW; encoded by the coding sequence ATGGCATCTCAATGGTATTCGCTGATTTCACAAAAGCTGTTTCTGGCAAGAACTCTTCTTGAAACATCGGAGCGGGCAGCCGATACCGGAAACCCGGTTAATACTTCTCAACAGCGATTGCAGCATGAAGCGGCTATTCAGGGCTCTATCGAGCTTCTACTTAGAGCCCGACGGATATTGCTGGTGATGATTGCCCGTTTCTACCAGAAGCACTCAGAGGAGCCCGGGTCCCTGGAAGAACTTGTAACCCTGATTGGGGAGCAGGCCACTGAGACAGGCCAGTTAAGAACCCTTGAGCAGGAGACCGGAAGCTGGTGGAATCATCTTGACCAGCTGGAAACCATGCAGAGCAGACCACCTACCGCACAGAAAACGGTTAATGCGGAAAATATTATTGCCGTATCTGCAGAATCAGGGCCAGACTGCTCCAGCCAGGCACAGATGAATACGCTGAACGCCATTAAAAAGTTTGCCGAAAATCTGGAAGAACAACACGGCGAGTGGTAA
- the fliF gene encoding flagellar basal-body MS-ring/collar protein FliF, producing MASVPAETNSNMPISQGGDGSEGNSDLFMGFNRLNLLRQIGLMVGLAASVALGVAVVLWAQEPNYQPVVGDLSAYNPQDVTSILDSNGIEYKMDTRSGALLVPSDQVYNARLKLAAEGVTDQKTMGYELLDQDRGLGTSQFMETVSYRRGLEGELARTISSMRGVRSARIHLAIPERSVFVRDAREPSASVFLEVFAGRRPEQEQIAAIVNLVAGSIPMMNKDHVTVVDQNGNLLTGKESRGDGERMQDQYEYTSRLEERLTRRVASLIAPIVGEGRYRAEVSADLDFSSVEQAEELFNPEQQAVRSERDLTEQRVAGFNGGIPGALSNQPPANATVPEQVNGQAGDGNDEAAAQPVNVRKESTRNYEMDRTVSYTRQELGRVRRVTVALAVDDMKVVDPETGAVSYEAWPEQELQRLSMLVRDAVGYSAARGDSVTVMNTAFAAEEVMEFETPGFWEQPWFWDLMKQVLAGLVILVLVLGLLRPTLKSLSGGGRREREDDSGSGSYDGFDDAGDNEALRQAMAPQDDLLLPGAADSYDRQLNALKGLIAEDPARVSQVMRQWVNVDD from the coding sequence ATGGCCAGCGTTCCCGCAGAAACCAACTCGAACATGCCAATCTCTCAGGGCGGCGATGGCTCCGAGGGTAACAGCGACCTGTTTATGGGATTTAATCGCCTCAACCTTTTGCGCCAGATTGGCCTTATGGTTGGCCTCGCTGCCAGCGTTGCGTTAGGAGTTGCGGTTGTGCTCTGGGCCCAGGAGCCGAACTACCAGCCGGTAGTGGGGGACTTGTCGGCATACAATCCTCAGGACGTAACCTCTATCCTGGACAGCAACGGTATTGAATACAAAATGGATACGCGCTCCGGCGCTCTGCTGGTGCCTTCCGATCAGGTCTACAATGCGCGGCTCAAGCTGGCTGCCGAAGGCGTAACAGACCAGAAAACCATGGGCTATGAGCTGCTGGACCAGGATCGCGGATTAGGTACATCCCAGTTTATGGAAACCGTCAGTTATCGTCGGGGTCTTGAAGGGGAGCTTGCCCGTACCATCAGCAGCATGCGCGGTGTCCGCAGTGCCAGAATTCATTTGGCCATCCCTGAACGTTCTGTATTTGTGCGGGATGCTCGTGAGCCGTCAGCCTCGGTATTTCTCGAGGTATTTGCAGGCCGCCGGCCGGAACAGGAACAGATTGCTGCCATCGTGAATCTGGTTGCCGGCAGTATTCCCATGATGAACAAGGATCATGTCACTGTTGTTGATCAGAACGGCAACTTGCTGACGGGGAAAGAGAGCCGCGGCGATGGCGAGCGCATGCAGGATCAGTATGAGTACACTTCTCGACTGGAAGAGCGTCTGACACGCCGTGTCGCGTCTCTGATTGCTCCAATTGTGGGTGAAGGCCGGTACCGGGCAGAAGTCTCCGCAGATCTGGATTTTTCTTCAGTGGAGCAGGCGGAGGAGTTATTTAATCCCGAGCAGCAGGCGGTTCGCAGTGAACGTGATCTGACAGAACAGCGCGTTGCCGGTTTTAACGGTGGTATTCCAGGCGCTTTGTCCAACCAGCCACCTGCTAATGCTACTGTGCCGGAACAGGTGAACGGGCAGGCTGGTGACGGGAATGACGAAGCGGCAGCTCAGCCAGTCAATGTGCGTAAAGAATCTACCCGCAACTATGAGATGGATCGTACGGTGAGTTACACCCGGCAGGAGCTGGGGCGCGTGAGGCGGGTGACGGTTGCACTTGCAGTTGATGATATGAAAGTGGTCGACCCGGAAACCGGCGCTGTAAGTTATGAGGCGTGGCCTGAGCAGGAGTTGCAGCGCCTGAGCATGCTGGTACGCGATGCAGTGGGCTATTCAGCAGCCCGGGGTGACAGCGTAACCGTGATGAATACAGCTTTTGCTGCTGAAGAAGTGATGGAGTTTGAAACGCCGGGGTTCTGGGAGCAGCCATGGTTCTGGGATCTCATGAAGCAGGTGTTGGCCGGTCTGGTTATACTTGTCCTTGTACTGGGTTTGCTGCGCCCGACACTAAAGAGCCTTTCCGGTGGCGGGCGTCGTGAGCGGGAAGATGATTCCGGCTCTGGTAGTTATGATGGTTTTGATGATGCCGGTGACAACGAAGCTCTGCGTCAGGCCATGGCGCCTCAGGACGACTTGCTGTTGCCAGGCGCGGCAGACAGTTATGATAGACAGTTGAATGCTCTTAAGGGCTTGATCGCTGAGGACCCTGCGAGGGTTTCACAGGTAATGCGCCAATGGGTGAATGTTGATGACTGA
- the fliE gene encoding flagellar hook-basal body complex protein FliE encodes MVQRADINSVLSDIRSLRSQMNQNQRVEQDQSVRGRIDGPRQVDQTRETPSFGEMLGKAVNSVNEVQQNANELRTAYDMGDPNVDITRVMIAAQKSSVSFDALTQVRNRVVSAYEDIMNMPI; translated from the coding sequence ATGGTTCAGCGTGCCGACATCAACAGCGTTCTGTCCGACATCCGTTCACTGCGTTCGCAAATGAATCAGAACCAGCGTGTTGAGCAGGATCAATCGGTGCGTGGCCGCATTGATGGCCCGCGACAGGTTGACCAGACCCGGGAAACGCCGAGTTTTGGCGAAATGCTTGGTAAAGCAGTGAACAGCGTGAACGAGGTCCAGCAGAATGCCAACGAACTACGGACGGCATATGATATGGGCGATCCCAATGTGGACATTACGCGAGTGATGATAGCCGCCCAGAAGTCTTCTGTGTCTTTCGATGCTTTGACCCAGGTACGTAATCGCGTGGTCAGCGCTTATGAAGACATCATGAATATGCCGATCTGA
- a CDS encoding sigma-54 dependent transcriptional regulator, producing MSKNNKVLLLSEDESRLRDVATILEFIGEEQVTAGSDALALLESGDEEGLADISVAIVNGADPGVVKTIEAVCRAVQGVPVLLVGDPELKGLAEQDAARVIARMEWPLNYTKFVDSLYRAQIFADQFRRSNERGQQRGLQLFRSLVGTSRKVQQVRQLMEQVADKDVSVLITGPSGTGKEVVARNLHYHSSRREKPFVPVNCGAIPAELLESELFGHEKGAFTGAITARVGRFELAEGGTLFLDEIGDMPLNMQVKILRVLQERTFERVGSNRTISADVRIIAATHKNLEDMIESGEFREDLYYRLNVFPIEVPSLRDRVEDIPLLINELISRMEKEKRGSLRMNSAAIMSLCRHDWPGNVRELANLVERLAIMHPYSVIGVQELPKKFRYIDDFDENRPVEDSGMPSGIPGLVGLDAPALLPVNGIDLKDYLSNLEKQLIQQALDEAGGVVARAAEKLRIRRTTLVEKVRKYGLRDEESEES from the coding sequence ATGTCCAAAAACAACAAGGTGCTGCTGCTGAGTGAGGACGAATCGAGGCTCCGAGACGTGGCGACGATTCTCGAATTCATTGGCGAAGAGCAAGTGACTGCAGGTAGTGATGCCCTGGCACTCCTTGAATCGGGAGATGAAGAAGGGCTGGCGGACATTTCTGTTGCCATTGTAAATGGCGCAGACCCGGGTGTCGTAAAGACGATTGAAGCAGTGTGCAGGGCAGTTCAGGGTGTCCCCGTTCTGTTGGTGGGTGATCCTGAACTCAAAGGGCTGGCAGAACAGGATGCTGCCCGCGTAATTGCCCGTATGGAATGGCCGTTGAATTATACCAAATTTGTGGATTCACTCTATCGGGCCCAGATTTTTGCCGATCAGTTTCGTCGCTCCAATGAGCGGGGGCAGCAACGTGGGCTGCAGTTGTTCCGGAGCCTGGTGGGCACCAGCCGGAAGGTACAACAGGTACGCCAGCTGATGGAGCAGGTGGCAGACAAAGATGTGAGTGTTCTGATCACCGGCCCCTCCGGTACAGGTAAAGAAGTGGTCGCCCGTAATCTTCATTATCATTCTTCTCGCCGGGAAAAGCCGTTTGTGCCCGTCAACTGCGGGGCTATTCCGGCGGAGCTGCTTGAGAGTGAGCTTTTTGGTCATGAAAAAGGCGCGTTTACAGGTGCAATTACCGCACGGGTAGGGCGCTTCGAATTGGCGGAAGGGGGTACACTTTTTCTGGATGAAATCGGTGATATGCCACTCAACATGCAAGTCAAAATACTTCGTGTGTTGCAGGAGCGTACGTTTGAGCGTGTTGGCAGTAACCGGACGATTTCTGCGGATGTCCGTATTATTGCGGCGACCCATAAGAATCTGGAGGATATGATCGAATCGGGTGAGTTCAGGGAAGATCTCTATTACCGGCTGAATGTATTTCCCATTGAGGTGCCGTCACTGCGGGATCGGGTAGAAGATATTCCGCTACTGATCAATGAGCTGATTTCCCGGATGGAAAAGGAAAAGCGTGGTTCCTTGCGGATGAATTCGGCGGCGATCATGAGCCTGTGCCGGCATGACTGGCCTGGAAATGTCCGCGAACTGGCGAATCTGGTTGAGCGGCTGGCAATCATGCACCCTTATTCAGTAATCGGGGTGCAGGAGTTACCGAAGAAGTTTCGGTATATAGATGATTTTGATGAGAACCGGCCGGTTGAGGATTCGGGGATGCCTTCTGGTATTCCCGGGTTGGTGGGGCTGGATGCGCCCGCTTTATTGCCGGTGAATGGTATTGATCTGAAAGATTATCTTTCGAATCTTGAGAAACAGCTTATCCAGCAGGCTCTGGATGAGGCCGGAGGCGTTGTTGCCCGGGCGGCGGAGAAACTTCGTATCCGGCGGACGACTCTGGTGGAAAAGGTCCGGAAGTATGGGCTTCGGGATGAGGAGTCTGAGGAATCCTGA
- a CDS encoding DUF1329 domain-containing protein: MRSQFIACITVLSFGFSGQVLSGVSVTEANRLMQDLTPVGAERGANASGSIPEWTGGLVEAPSNWREGEVEANPFPQDKALFVITADNMHQYKDKLSEGSIRMLSQYDPGYFMPVYQTRRTAAFPEHVYEKSYENALSAELLDNGNGVRNTIMTSPFPIPKNGLEVMWNHILRYRGEEVSFRSASATPQVDGSYNPVINQYDYYFAYSKKGTELADIDNKIFYLKTDTISPSTLAGTITLVHETLDQVRSPRLAWRYDSGSRRLRRSPNLAYETDLPNSSSLRSVDQKDMYNGAPNQYDWELKGKRELYVPYNAYKLHDKSVRPDDVIRAGHINQKLARYELHRVWVVEAKRRTGIKHIYDRRVFYIDEDSWQILLSEEYDDAGNLWRVSEAHNISYYQVPVFWTTMEMTYDLKAKRYYVDGLDNDFPAYNFNPGFRSNEFTASSARRAARR, encoded by the coding sequence ATGCGAAGCCAGTTTATTGCATGCATTACAGTGCTTTCGTTTGGGTTTTCCGGGCAAGTGTTGTCAGGGGTGTCAGTAACCGAAGCCAACCGGCTCATGCAGGACCTGACTCCCGTAGGTGCTGAGCGGGGAGCAAATGCTTCCGGCAGTATCCCTGAGTGGACTGGCGGGTTGGTTGAGGCGCCATCCAACTGGCGCGAAGGTGAGGTTGAGGCAAATCCGTTTCCGCAGGATAAAGCCTTGTTTGTAATCACTGCAGACAACATGCATCAGTATAAGGACAAGCTCTCTGAAGGGTCGATCCGGATGCTCAGCCAGTACGATCCTGGTTATTTCATGCCGGTTTATCAGACCCGCCGCACCGCCGCGTTTCCAGAGCATGTGTATGAGAAGTCGTATGAGAATGCGCTGAGCGCTGAATTGCTGGATAACGGCAACGGAGTACGGAACACTATTATGACCAGTCCGTTCCCGATTCCGAAAAACGGGCTCGAAGTCATGTGGAATCACATTCTGCGTTACCGGGGAGAAGAGGTTTCGTTTCGCAGCGCTTCAGCCACGCCGCAGGTGGATGGATCCTATAATCCGGTAATTAATCAGTATGATTACTATTTCGCCTACAGCAAGAAAGGTACAGAACTTGCTGATATTGATAACAAGATTTTCTATCTGAAGACCGATACCATTTCGCCTTCTACGCTTGCAGGTACCATTACGCTTGTACACGAAACACTTGATCAGGTGCGTTCACCGCGCCTGGCCTGGCGTTACGATTCAGGCTCCCGTCGACTGAGACGGTCACCAAATCTGGCTTACGAGACGGATTTACCTAACTCGTCATCTTTGCGCTCAGTTGATCAGAAGGATATGTATAACGGAGCTCCGAACCAGTATGACTGGGAACTGAAGGGCAAGCGGGAGTTGTACGTTCCCTACAATGCCTACAAGTTGCATGATAAGTCAGTCCGACCGGATGACGTAATCCGTGCAGGTCACATTAATCAGAAACTGGCACGCTATGAGCTGCACAGGGTGTGGGTTGTTGAGGCGAAACGCCGCACTGGTATCAAACATATTTACGATCGTCGTGTGTTCTACATTGATGAAGACAGCTGGCAGATCCTGTTATCAGAAGAGTATGACGATGCAGGAAATCTTTGGCGGGTTTCTGAAGCTCACAACATAAGCTATTACCAAGTACCCGTGTTCTGGACTACCATGGAGATGACATACGACCTCAAGGCGAAGCGCTACTACGTTGATGGACTGGATAATGATTTTCCGGCCTACAACTTTAACCCCGGATTTCGCAGTAATGAGTTTACTGCTTCTTCTGCGAGGCGAGCTGCTCGACGCTGA
- the lexA gene encoding transcriptional repressor LexA, whose product MKLTARQTQVLEIIRRSVDETGYPPTRAEIAAELGFRSANAAEEHLRALARKGAIEMVPGASRGIRLPEVAEDPGLPVIGQVAAGSPILAQEHIEDHCTLKPEFFSPSADYLLRVRGMSMKDIGILDGDLLAVHSTQDVHNGQVVVARVGDEVTVKRFRKEGSKVYLIAENEEFAPIEVDLREQELFIEGLGVGVIRRSDLH is encoded by the coding sequence ATGAAGCTGACAGCAAGACAGACTCAGGTACTGGAAATTATCCGTCGATCCGTGGATGAGACCGGTTACCCGCCAACCCGCGCGGAAATAGCGGCGGAGCTTGGATTCCGCTCCGCTAACGCCGCGGAAGAGCATCTGCGGGCACTGGCACGTAAAGGTGCTATCGAAATGGTGCCTGGTGCCAGTCGGGGTATTCGTCTGCCGGAAGTTGCTGAAGACCCGGGGTTGCCTGTGATTGGTCAGGTGGCTGCAGGCAGCCCGATTCTGGCCCAGGAGCATATTGAGGACCATTGCACACTCAAACCCGAGTTCTTCTCGCCGTCAGCAGATTATCTGCTCCGGGTCAGGGGAATGAGTATGAAGGACATTGGCATTCTTGACGGTGACCTTCTGGCAGTGCATAGCACTCAGGATGTCCATAACGGTCAGGTTGTCGTGGCCAGAGTGGGTGACGAAGTGACTGTTAAACGATTCCGAAAGGAAGGTTCGAAGGTCTATTTGATTGCCGAAAATGAAGAGTTTGCGCCGATAGAAGTCGATCTCCGGGAGCAGGAACTGTTCATTGAAGGGTTGGGTGTAGGTGTTATCCGGCGCTCTGATCTGCACTGA